GATCGTGGGTCATTTCGCGCGTGCTGCCACCGGCACCGTAGGTCACCGAGACGAAGGAGGGATCGAAGGATTCCAGCTCCACGATGGTGCGGTACAGATCCTCGGAACCCGCGGCGGTTTTCGGCGGGAAGAATTCGAAGGAAAAGGTCGGTCGCCGCTTGGCGAGGATGTCACTGATGTGCATGCGCAGTCGAAGTCCGGGGAAGATGCGCCGGGAGTCCGGGTAGAGGGGAGCAAAAAACCCGCGGGTGTCGCAACTTCCCCGGTCGCGGGGAGTTTTCCATCTCGCAGGGCGTAAAGGCCCGGCACATCCTCTCTCCGGATTCATGAAAGCTCTCCGTTACCCTTGGATCGCTGTTCTCGCCTTGGTTCCCGCGCTGGCGCAGGAGACACCGGTGGAGAAGACCGACGCCCCGCCTGCACCGCCAGCGGAGGGCGGTGAGAAAAAGCCCGGGGAGGGTAGAGGGAAGGGCAGGGGCAACCGGCAGGGAGACGGCGAGCGAGGCAAGGAAGCCCGCCGCGCGATGTTGGAAATGTGGAAGAAGGCCGATACCGATGGCGACGGCTCCCTTTCCCTCGCCGAATTTTCCGGGATGGAACGGCCCGGCCGCCTGCCGGAGGAAAAGCGTGCGGAGATTTTCAAGCGCATCGACAAGAATGGCGATGGCAAGATCGGTCCCGATGAAATGCCGAAGGGGCGTCCGGGACCAGGCATGCCGCCTTTGGAGGATGTGGATGCGAACAAGGATGGGCGCATCGTTTTCGAGGAGTTCCAAAAACTCGGTTTCGTGGCCCGGCTGCCGGAGGATCGGCAGCGCGCGCTATTCGCCCGCATGGACCGGGATGGTGATGGAGCCCTGACTCCGAAGGATCGCCCTGAGCGGGATGGCCGTGGGAAGGGCAAGGGAGAGCACCGTTTCAACCCTCTCGACATGATCCGGGACCATGACAAGAACGGCGATGGCTCACTGAGCTTCGAGGAATTCCGCGAGATGCCGTGGCTCAAGGACAAGAGCGAGGACGAGCAGGAAGACCGCTTCGAGGCCTTCGACAAAAACAAGGATCTCAAGATCGACGCAGCCGACTTCCCGCCGCCTCCGCCTCCAGGTGAAGAAGGCCCGCGTGGAAAGAAGGAGAGGGATAAGGAGTCTCCGGAGAAGACGGAGCCCTGAAGATTCCCGTCCCACCTCTCGGCGCCCCGGGACCGCGGGCCTCCGGCCCGCTCGGACGGTAGGCTTCCTAGGTAGGGTTGGGCACCCTTGGCTGGCTATGGGAGATCATTTCCCAAGTTTGATAGGTCCCAAAGGAGCAGGGACCTATCCTCGCCACATCCTCACTTCTGGACGCGCTTGCCTTTCCGGATGGCTTCCTTCCACTCGGTGTTCAGCTCTTCCAGATCCTTGCCGGTCCACTCCTTCCAGAGCTTCTCTTCGTAGTCGCCTTCACGGGCGACGGCGTTGAGCTTCTGGAGGAGCGCCTCATCTTTTTCGGTGACCACCCAGTCGAGGAAGTTACCGGAGATACGATAGCTGTTGTCGTATTTCACCCGGTCCGCTTGATCTTCGCCCAAGCCAGCCCCCTTGCTTTCCGGTTCATAGAGGAACCAGCGGATGTAGTCGCAGATGCCTTCGGTCACCCAGCCCGGGGTTTCCTTCGGATTGCGGTTGGTCTCACCGGCACGCCAGTAGTTCTGCACCACGTGACCCATCTCATGGATCGCGCAGCCCTTTGCCTCGCCCTTGAGTTGGTCGGGATACCACTGCGCATTCAGCGAGATCTTGTTGCCGACCGCATAGGCCGGCGTGCCGCCCATGTCGGTCTTGAATTCGAAGCTTACCTGGTCCGGTGCGCGATAGCCCTTGCTCGGAAGCAGTTCGACGAGCTTCGGATACCACTTCTCAACCACGGGGATGAGTTCTTTCTCGCACCAGTCGGTGAGTTCGGGAGCCTTGGTGGAGTTCACCACGTAGGTGTACTTCTTGTCTTTCGACTTGTACGTCTTGATGATCTTTTCCGGTGCGGTCAGGCGTTCGACCGCCGAGCCGCGGGCGTCGATCACGTCGATTTCGCTGAAGAAGGTATTGCCGAGTCCATCGTCCTTCGACGGGCGCTCCACATCGAAGAGGAGGTAACGGTAGCCACCGAGCGACCGGCCGCCCTTGTTTGAAATCTCCGCGGCGTGCTGTCCGCCGTTCTTGCCACCTTGGCGGGTGTCCACCGCGGCGATCGGTTCCCAACCGCAGGTCTTCGGATCTGTGCCGCGCTTTGGCAGCGCATTGAAATTCCGCGCGGAGCCGCTTGCGCCCCAGAGCTTGTAGACCTGCGGGCCGCGGTTGCCGTTGTGCCATGAGTAGGTGGCGACGCTCTTCACGGAGACCACGCTGCCCAAGTCCATGCCCAGGCGACCGCCTTCGGAGCCATTGGAGAAAAAGAAGTTCGCGCGTGGCTGGTCTTCCGTCGTGGGCACCTTGCCGTCCACCAGCACGGAAGGATCCGCGCTAGCGCCGTCCTTGGTCCCCTCGATGATGGTAAAGGTCGCCTTTGTCGCCGCATCATTGATCGCGGGTGGCGGCACCGGATCGAGCTTGAAGCCCTGGTCTGCCTCGCCATGGCCTTTGCTCACGACGGCGGCTGCTTGAAGCGCGGGAACCGCAGTCAGCACGGCGGCGGCAAGGAGAAGGGTGCGAATGGAGGACGAGTGCATGCCAGTTACGTCCGTATACGCGCACGGTTTAGCTCGTCGAACCAGTTTTTCACGTCATTCCCAAGCTAGGTATTTAGATAGTCTTACTTAGGCTTGGGGCTTTCGGGAAGAACGCGACGGAAGTGGATGAGCTGTTCGGTAACTTCGTAGCCGATCTTTTGATGAAAGCGGACACTTGCCTCGTTGTCGTGCAGGCAATCGGAGGCCATCTCCCGGCAGCCCAGCGCGTCCGCCCAACGCTCTGCTGCCGCCACCAGCTTTCGTCCCACGCCTCGTCCGCGGAATTCCGGCAGGATGTAGATGCCCTCGATGTAGCCGACCGGGCTCGTGTCGCAGGACTCCGCCACATCGCGCAGCCGCGCTTCGACGAACCCGCATGCTTCCGCCCGGTCATCAATCGCGAGAAAGACCGCCCTCAGATGCGGCTGGGCCTTCAGAGCCTCCAGATCCCGCGCATTGTCTTCAGCCAGGCAGTTTGGCCAGAGCGTGGAACGCATGGCGAACCATGAGCCGGTTCTGGCATCATCGAGTGGTCCGATCTTCATGAGGGCGATAGAGAAGATAGCGGGGCGGGGGACCGAACTCCTGCTCGGACTCAAGGTAGGCGAGTTCGCCGGCGACGCAGGAAAGGATCGTAGGGCCACTGCCTACGGATGTTTCGAGTGCAGTTTTCAGATCTACCAGCGTTCCTTCGACGTCCGGGTGAGCGGCCAAGGCGTAGCATCGCTTTGAAGCACCTTTGTCCAAAAGCAATTGGCGGAGATCTTCCGGGCTGGAGTTCGGCGGCGGAATCTCGATGAGATAGCGGGGATCGAGAAGCTCGGTCGCGTTGTGGCAGAAGCGATTGATGAAACGCTGGCGGTCCTTCTTCAGTTCATGCCGTAATCGCTCTCTTCTTACCGTCAGGATGAAGGACCGGATGAAGGCGTCTTCGTGGTGGGCGATCTCGTCTTCCGGGGTCATCGGGGCCTATGGGTTACACAGGTCGCGCAGCGCCATCACCGACTTCCAGTTTCGCGTCGTTGCCTTCACGCCGAGCGCCTTTTCGAAGTAAGTGTTGTTCAGCTTTGTCCGGCCGTAGCCGTGCGGGCAGTGAAGAAGCACTGCGCCTTTGCCAAGCACCGCTTTCTCTCCCTCCGCTGCGGGCAGCTTGATTGCGTCGAAGTTCTTCTTCGTCACCGGTGCGAAGAGAAAGGTCGCATGGAAATGGCTTCCTTCGCCGCCGGATTCCGGCCACAGCGGATTCTTTGAAGCGATCGCATCGATCTCCTGGGCCGTGAGCACCAGCACCGGGACGGAGAGTTCGAAGTCCTTCTTGATCCGTGCTTCGATCTGCTTGGCCAGCGTAGCGGCATCCTCCTTGCTCTTGAACACCACGTTTCCGCTCTGCAAATACGTCTGCACGTCTTCCAAGCCCATGTCGGTCAGGCTCTCCTTCAGCTCCGCCATGCGGAGCGTGCTGCCGGTCACATTGACTCCGCGCAGGAGGGCGAGATAGCAGCTCATGATGTTCTGTTGGCTTTGGCGCTGAGGATGGCATCGCGCCAGCGTTCATGCTCGAAGACGACGAAGCGCTCCGAGAGATCCGGCGTGCGGCGGATCATCAGGCCGTTGTTGACCATGCCCAGGGTTTTCGAGGCTTCCACGGATTGGATTTCGTCGAGGGGAATGCTCAGCTCGTGGTTCTGGATATTGAAGCGGTGGGAGAGGAAGAAGAGCTTCGAGTCGGTGAGGAATAGATAGCCGCCCACGCCCTCGGCACCGGCGAAGTGATTGGCCGGCCCTTCGAGAACGATCTTCTCGTCGCCGAAATCGGGCCGCTTCAAGCTCATCTTTGAGGCCTGCCGCTTGGCGAACCATACCATGACCGTTCCGAAAATTGTTCCCGCGATGATGCCGGGAAGGATTCCCCCGTCCCAGCGGCCGGCTTGGAAAGAGAAGATGATCGTCATGAGGAGCCCGAAGAAGAGGCCCATCTGGATTCCAGCGCGGGCATAGGAGACTTTCTGCGTGGCGATCTGGCTCATCTTTTCCGTTCCCATGTTTTCTTTCCCGGCCGGGAGTTGGTCAAGGCAGGACGGGTGCCGGGATTTCTTCTTCTCAGGAGAGGGCACTGCGGCATCGTCGGGCCATGGCCACGCTTACCGAAACCTACGTCGATCTGGAAACCACCCGCGGCAGCATGCGGGTGCATGTCTTCGCTCCGGTGTCGGCAGGACCTGTGCCGGCCGTGATCTTTTATTCGGAGATCTTCCAGGCGACGGGGCCGATCCGGCGCATGGC
This portion of the Luteolibacter luteus genome encodes:
- a CDS encoding EF-hand domain-containing protein, encoding MKALRYPWIAVLALVPALAQETPVEKTDAPPAPPAEGGEKKPGEGRGKGRGNRQGDGERGKEARRAMLEMWKKADTDGDGSLSLAEFSGMERPGRLPEEKRAEIFKRIDKNGDGKIGPDEMPKGRPGPGMPPLEDVDANKDGRIVFEEFQKLGFVARLPEDRQRALFARMDRDGDGALTPKDRPERDGRGKGKGEHRFNPLDMIRDHDKNGDGSLSFEEFREMPWLKDKSEDEQEDRFEAFDKNKDLKIDAADFPPPPPPGEEGPRGKKERDKESPEKTEP
- a CDS encoding basic secretory protein-like protein, coding for MHSSSIRTLLLAAAVLTAVPALQAAAVVSKGHGEADQGFKLDPVPPPAINDAATKATFTIIEGTKDGASADPSVLVDGKVPTTEDQPRANFFFSNGSEGGRLGMDLGSVVSVKSVATYSWHNGNRGPQVYKLWGASGSARNFNALPKRGTDPKTCGWEPIAAVDTRQGGKNGGQHAAEISNKGGRSLGGYRYLLFDVERPSKDDGLGNTFFSEIDVIDARGSAVERLTAPEKIIKTYKSKDKKYTYVVNSTKAPELTDWCEKELIPVVEKWYPKLVELLPSKGYRAPDQVSFEFKTDMGGTPAYAVGNKISLNAQWYPDQLKGEAKGCAIHEMGHVVQNYWRAGETNRNPKETPGWVTEGICDYIRWFLYEPESKGAGLGEDQADRVKYDNSYRISGNFLDWVVTEKDEALLQKLNAVAREGDYEEKLWKEWTGKDLEELNTEWKEAIRKGKRVQK
- a CDS encoding GNAT family N-acetyltransferase, producing MKIGPLDDARTGSWFAMRSTLWPNCLAEDNARDLEALKAQPHLRAVFLAIDDRAEACGFVEARLRDVAESCDTSPVGYIEGIYILPEFRGRGVGRKLVAAAERWADALGCREMASDCLHDNEASVRFHQKIGYEVTEQLIHFRRVLPESPKPK
- a CDS encoding DUF1697 domain-containing protein, which translates into the protein MSCYLALLRGVNVTGSTLRMAELKESLTDMGLEDVQTYLQSGNVVFKSKEDAATLAKQIEARIKKDFELSVPVLVLTAQEIDAIASKNPLWPESGGEGSHFHATFLFAPVTKKNFDAIKLPAAEGEKAVLGKGAVLLHCPHGYGRTKLNNTYFEKALGVKATTRNWKSVMALRDLCNP